The region GGAAATGGTCCGCCACCagctcttcatcttccagGGGATGAGAAGCACCAACGGCAACAATAGGCTTGTAAGCGTTCAAGGCACCAAAGGTAGGTTTGCCGTTGGCCTCGCGCCATTTCATTTCCTTCTCCAGCACGTGAAACATGGCCACGACATTGCGGAGGCATCTGCAGCCGCGTCAGACAACAGTTCTCGACATGTTCCAGGAACTTTCCACAAGCGAGACCCGGGGGTCGTACCTTTGCAGCGGGACATTGCCGTATGTGACCGAAATCATGGCCACCTCAAGCTCCTTGGGAGAGGCGCTGAGGGCCAGCAACAGTGCCaggacatcatcaacacctgGGTTGGCTGTGTTAGTACATATGCAGATATCGTGATTTTAGGTTTTGACAGTACCAACCTGGATCGGTATCAATGATAATGCGGTTCTTGGGCGCCATGACTGGAATATCTGTGCTTGCAGAGAGGGTGCAAAATGCGGGGTTGCTGTGTATGTCCCAAGTGTACGAGTTGGAGACCCTGATGAGCTTTGAcaatttaaaaagatataaaGATGTGTGGCAAAGAGGAGGTAACCCTTCTTATCTCAAACCGTCCAAGAGAATCACCTCAAGAGTTTTCGCGGCTCACAAGGAGAAAGATGATACAGGCCCTAGGTCAAGGTCTTGAACTGATAACAAGGCCAGCCTGGTTTCCAGCAAAAGACTGGGAGCTTGTGCCGCCAGGATGGTGGGCAGAGATGTCCCACCTTCCTAGTCTGGAATCTTGCTGCTGTTCGATCTTTCTGATTGCAGCCCAGTCAACGGCCTCGTCCGCTTTGGTTATGTAGACATTGGAGGGTTGTGGCCGCCATGTACAGGCAGTGCCGGTGAGGGTGCAGCTTCCCTATAAGAAGGCCATCCCAACGTCTTTGAGTTGCGGATGCCCCTGTATTGGATGCTCATGCTGAACTGATTCACTGCCATGTGTCTCCACCACAATATCCGATAAGCCCTGATAGCTGAGTTGGTGAGATTGTTGACACTGAGAAGAGCATCTACTCCGTATCCATATCGGAAACAAAGCCAACAGAGAAAGATACGGGTCAAAAGAGTTGCTCTTGATACCTATCGAGCAATCTTTTCAATATTTCACGTAACCTGCCAAATGTCATCATCAGTTTGGTCCAGCCTTCGTATCACCCCTGAACAGCTGCCGATATCGTCCAGCCAATCACGTGAAGCATCGCTGCCAAGTTGGGTCCCAGGGGTGTACCGTGCACTCTCTCCACCCTAGATGAAGCTGGCCAAGGGAAACGCAGCCGAACTTCTGAACACCTTTCACCTGGCAAGACACGCCGCCGCTGTGGCTTTCCATCAAGACTTTTGAAGCCCTATTTTCTCCTACCCAAAGCTCAAGAGCACTCACAAATtcttccccccttcttccccccagATATCAAACCATTCACTCTACCCTCCCCCTCTGATCCCCCTCTTTCAATTCACTCAATTGACAATTCGGCAAGCACCCTCTGCTCCATAATACTCACCCCTAGCCCATCAAGGCGAGAGAGACCCTTCTGGAGTATCCAGGTCTACCCCGACATCGATCTGCTCAACGCAAAGACCATCCTCTCGACCAGCCGTCATCTGCCAACCCCGCAGGAAGCTTCGAGCTCAAGCCTCTCGGTTCCCGTCTGCAACAGCGACCGACCGCGATTGCGACCGTCTTGTGAACACGCGAGGCTACTGCGTTGACCGTCTTGTGCGTGTTGCGCATCTACATCGATACACCTATCTCTCCTAGAACACATCGCACAACCCCGTCACAATGGGTGTCAACATGTCAACATTGGTCGGCTGGGCCGTCATTGCCAGCGCTCTCGTCGGTTACAAGGTGTATCTTGACAACAGGAACAGACCAGCTGTCCGTCAAGTTGCCCGCCAGCTTCATACCGAGAAGCCTGCTGGCCAGAACCGCAAAGagcccaaggagaaggcgaagcGACAAAGGGTGGAAGCTTACTCCAAAGACACCGAGGAGACGGGCAAGACCGCCCAGCTGAAGACTCGTGCCACCAAGCCATCGGCTGCTTCCTCGAAACCCTCCAACGATAGCTCCGATGACGAGGTCGACAACAGGGAGTTTGCCAGGCAATTGGCCAGCATCAAGCAGGGCACAAACCTGAATGCCACCAAGAAGGCCGACGAGAAGAGACAAAAGTCGGTGAAGCAGTCTCGTGCCCAGGTCATTGACGAGAAGCCAAAGGAGCCCAAGGTctccactccctcctcaactgCCGGCGTTGACGCCGATGACGACGCGTCTTCGGCTGCTTCCCCTGCCGTCACACCTGCGGATGCCGGCGATGTCTCGGATATGCTTGAGCCCAAGTCGTCCGGTCCCTCTGTCCTCCGCCTCACCGACACTGAGAAGGTGAAGCccaaaaaggagaagaaggccaaggagccTGAGAAGACGGAAACCAAGAAGCAGAGACAGAACCGTCGTAAGAAGGAGCTTGAGCAGGAGCAGCGCCAAGAGGACGAGCGTCAGCGCAAGGTCGCCGAGGAGGCCCAAAGACGACAGGCCCGCATCGCCGAGGGTCGCGCTGCCAAGGACGGCTCTGAATTCACCAACAAGGCCGTCAAGGAGTCTGTCTGGACCGCCGGTAAGACTGAGAGCAAGCCCACTAATGGCCAGACAGCTCCTGTGCAGCCACTCGACACCTTCGACACCGACAGTTATACCGATGTGTCTATTCCCACCCAAACCGACTCGACTTCCAAAGCCTCCACTGCTAAGCAGGCCGGTGCCCCGAACAACTGGAttgcctccctcccctccgaggaggagcagatGAAGATGATCGAAGATGAAGAGGCCTGGAACACTGTTCCATCCAAGAAGTctaagaagaagaagacggccgaggccacctcccccgccgaTAGCGCCGGCGAGTCTGAGCCAGTCGCCGCCACCAAGGCTCAGCCTGCCACAAAGCCCCGTGCTACCAATGGCACCGCTCCCAGCAGACCCGCCAAGATCATCTCCCAGCAGTCATCCTTTGCTGCTCTGACTCCAAATGACGATGAGACCAGCAAGGAGTGGGATGTGTAAATTGGCAGTAGCCGAGGCACGTCATGGAACAATGAAAGCACCTAAGGAGAGAGGCGACTGCACCGGACTCACCTTTACTTTCTTCGTTATTCGTCTCTCTTTCATAATGGGGATACGGGTTTCCATCACGCAGTTTTAATCCCCAATTTGTTGTTATAACAAAATTTCACCGGTCTTTTTTCGTTGTCATTTCTCTCTGATTTGCCAAAAAAGGGCAACTGGAGTTTTGTTTGTGCATGTACATTACCCAAAAGGTCGTTTTAGttaggaggggggagtggcTTGCCgttcgtcatcgtcctccaACAGATAGGCCTCACCGATTTGCGCTTTTTTTCTGCAGTTGTTTTTCAGATTGGTGCTTTTTGTTCGCTCGGGCCAGCTCAACTTAGCGATGAACAAGAGGGAAGAGGTAATTTGacgagggggggaaggattGAGTTGCTTTTGTGCTTTTTCGCATCACGAACACAAACATGATTTGCAGCGGGGCgatggatgggagggagggggaagtaTTTTAATGCTGGGTGAGTTATCACGAAagggatgagatgggaatgggagTAGCTAGGGTTAgttactactactactgAAAATGGCGACAATCATGAGGCCTGGtcgttttttctttttgtgaCTTGTTGAAAAGgaagctggctggctggtaGAAGTTGCGACTTTGTGGTTGGGGGAAATATACTATTACATGAATGATGCATTACTTGTTGGCGATATTTGGACGTGAGTCATATGAAGAGTGCCATCTGTGGATTTCGTGCCAGTTACTGAGTGTTATGATAAAGGTAGGCacttggtgatgctgctttgtttttgatgatggtgaaagaTATACGAAGTGAAAATTGAAATGAAGCTGTGTGGCTGAGGTACAGGGTTATAGTATCATGAGTCTAAGATGATGCTAGGTTGGAAAGGGAGGCTCATTTAACGTGACGGACTCTGAACcgtggggtggggggtttgcCAAGGGTTTTTGACAGGAGATGAAATAATGACTTCTAGAAGGGGACTGGAAAGTTGGGTAGAGATGTTGGATACATACATTGTGGTATGGATGTTTGGTTTTATATTTCATCTTTTAAGATGGTATATCGTGATGGTCATATAGATAGTGTTGACAAAACTGGGGACTGAAAACAGTGAGAAACCCCGCCATCTCTTGCAGCGGGTAAAGTTTGGGGTTTCGTACCCAGGTGTGtagcggtggtgatgtgttTCGTTTGAGATGCACCACGGGAAGGACAAATTTGGTACCCGATGAGATGGGGGAGACTTTGGGGGCGGGGTAAATGGTGTGCTATGATGGTGTTTACAGATCGCTTTGACATTGACACTGGAGGTCTAACAACGGAGAGGATATATCGAGAGCCATTTTGGACATCGCTGCAGTGATGAGTGCGCCCTAACCAAAAAATTTAGGCATTTGGTTCGTCAGGGACGGTGTTACAATTATCGAGAAAGTCCGTCGTCTGGTTTATGCAACCAAGATGTCGGggctggtgggtggtggtgtacgACGGTTAAGTGGTGCAGCCAGCTGCTAGTTTAGGCAAGGGCCATGACATCTAATTGGGCAGGCGTAATGCGATGGAATTGCGTGTCTTCTTTGCCTTCGCTTGCAGATTGGGGaagctggggggaggggacgagTGCTAATTCGTGGGGGTGAGGCAGCTGCGTACTAGTTCAGGGCTGAGGTGAGGCTTTTATGTATGCCCAACTTCTACACGCCAtcagagaggagggggataggTTGTAAGAAATGGCGAGAATTGTTCCTTCTTATGCTTGAGGGGCTTGAGGGGAATGCGAAACGCCTCCTCATTGTTCGGAGTTTTGCGAGTGTGGGAAGGCAGAGTGGGGTTGCACATTTGATTTCCATTCCCCCCTGTTCCCATCGTGGTGCCTTACCCCCGGATTTGTTTCGCATGCAAATTACCAGCCCCTCGGGGGAATGCCCTTGCTGCAAATGGCTTGGTTCCCGCCTTGTTTAATCGTTTCTTCAACGTCAAGTTTGATTGCGGCTTTTCAGCTTTCTCCTTTGTTGCATTTTCGACTCCAACTTTCCCGTGTGTTTTGTGTGTTTCTCTGTGTTGCTTGTAAgtgtgtttgtgttgtgtgtgttttcCCCGCCAACAACCAGACAACCAACAGCTACACACGGCAGACATTACACATTTCTCACGACTACATCTTTGGACTCCTTTTGTTTTTTGAAATTTTTTCTTTCGATTTGTCCTCCCTTTAACTGTTGGTTTTTGGGGGCCAATTGACCAAAAGAAAGCCGCATCGAATTCCCGGAAACGCGGGCTTATGGAGAGCTCCGGTTGAAGGCCTTCCGACGTTTCCTTAAACGACCACGACTTCCCCCAAGAACACCAAGACCTGCCACGACACAACAGAGTGTGCATCTCATCCTACCTAACCATTCGAACCCCGCGATTCCCCTCCTTTTATAATACGCACGATCAACGTGCCGGATCTAGGGATTGGACCAAGAGCTGACGCGGCTGATCATTCGAGGCGCATCTGGGGCGCAGAAGGGACATTTTAGCTTTAAGCTTTCGAACGGTGTTCAACCCATCGTCCTCCTGGTCCCCCCCCCCGTTCCACCCTCAACGACTCAACGATCGACCGTCAACCACGACATTGGAACCTCGATTCAACAATCAATTCGACGTAACAGCCAACCCACCTGCGATATAGAACCTCGACACGATCTACTTTGCTCGCTACCTCACCCCAGCTGCTGCATGACATGCTAACGATTGCCTGTTTCGGTGGTGTGTCAACGACGGGCGCTACGGAATCCTAAGCGAAAGGCGACCACGATTGACGACACCCCGAAACTGTGATCATTCTTGGAGGATACATTGTCAGACATATTGTCGAAGAGAGGGACGAACTCGGTCCTAGAAAACGAATACTTACACGTCCGGTGGCCCAGCAATGTCATACCTTTCCGCCGTCCAGTCGGCCCTCTTCTACTATCTGGCCTGCACACCATGTTACGCGTGCGTCGGAAACCACAAGGCGGCGaagcaggccaagaaggagagagaaatGAAGGCACAAATCATCTTGGAGCAGCCACACTTGTACCGACATCCAGATCCATTCCAGACGAATCCCTACTGGGAAGAGGAAATTAAGATGGGTCCAAGCTTAccaaagaaggggaagaataTCGATCGGTCCAGCAAGAGCTTGAGTCAACGGCGCTTGACAGCGGCGAGCAGGGACGGCGGTGCGAGTATAGGCGCGGGCAGCAGCGTGATGTTCAACATGGGGAGTCCAACATCTACCGTCGGGCCCAGACCTTCAGTCAGCACGACCATTGCCCCTACGGTGGTAGGAGATGCGGAGATGGCGAGCCCGACGCTGAGCAAAACGATATCGGTATCGACCGCCGACGACTGGAATCTGAAGCCATACCAacgcgaggatgaggaactTTGGGGGCACGAGTATGAGAGTCAGAGGAGGACGCAGAAGCTCGTGGATGCTCTTAAGCAGGCTGGCTCGTCTGCTGGGCGGTTTGTCGAGTCCAAGCTTGGCTTGGAGAAGCAGGTTACTGAGCAGGACCGATACGACTTTTACTTTGCACCGAAAAACCCACCAGTCAACGAATACCACCCACCGGTTGTCAGCAGCAAGCCCGCCCACAAGGATGGGCTTCGCTGGATGTTGCAGCCTCCGCCGCCCGCCAAGGTCATGGAGGGTAAGGTACCGGTTAGCAGAAGCGCGAGTTTGATGAGTGTGAACTCG is a window of Podospora pseudopauciseta strain CBS 411.78 chromosome 1, whole genome shotgun sequence DNA encoding:
- a CDS encoding hypothetical protein (EggNog:ENOG503P3A0); the protein is MGVNMSTLVGWAVIASALVGYKVYLDNRNRPAVRQVARQLHTEKPAGQNRKEPKEKAKRQRVEAYSKDTEETGKTAQLKTRATKPSAASSKPSNDSSDDEVDNREFARQLASIKQGTNLNATKKADEKRQKSVKQSRAQVIDEKPKEPKVSTPSSTAGVDADDDASSAASPAVTPADAGDVSDMLEPKSSGPSVLRLTDTEKVKPKKEKKAKEPEKTETKKQRQNRRKKELEQEQRQEDERQRKVAEEAQRRQARIAEGRAAKDGSEFTNKAVKESVWTAGKTESKPTNGQTAPVQPLDTFDTDSYTDVSIPTQTDSTSKASTAKQAGAPNNWIASLPSEEEQMKMIEDEEAWNTVPSKKSKKKKTAEATSPADSAGESEPVAATKAQPATKPRATNGTAPSRPAKIISQQSSFAALTPNDDETSKEWDV
- a CDS encoding hypothetical protein (EggNog:ENOG503P1ZS): MSYLSAVQSALFYYLACTPCYACVGNHKAAKQAKKEREMKAQIILEQPHLYRHPDPFQTNPYWEEEIKMGPSLPKKGKNIDRSSKSLSQRRLTAASRDGGASIGAGSSVMFNMGSPTSTVGPRPSVSTTIAPTVVGDAEMASPTLSKTISVSTADDWNLKPYQREDEELWGHEYESQRRTQKLVDALKQAGSSAGRFVESKLGLEKQVTEQDRYDFYFAPKNPPVNEYHPPVVSSKPAHKDGLRWMLQPPPPAKVMEGKVPVSRSASLMSVNSRRTVSTVGSGSLGRLVGEKALEAKSRRGETPFDDRLSSASLARTRSRRTIVSTVRTRSRRTTRATSFSTESDDSSDDLHHRMARRRNHRPVATPEVDSDDEKEYNTKNIEAGISVTPPMSTHPTHAAQKPRLATILSSAVVVVDQVPSSQKTSSSPLQEVTNSTTTVTNSRSTESSGKITA